The Harmonia axyridis chromosome 3, icHarAxyr1.1, whole genome shotgun sequence nucleotide sequence CATAACATAGAtgtaaacaatctatgttccaTAGTTAATTTTGTTATAAAGCGCTATCTACGGAAATATAGGAAGTACAGCTGGACAAACCAATATTTCTATTCTTAATTAACACCATTTGTTTCTATTCAAACAATGATAGCACTATTAATAACTCGTAAGTGATAAAAACTGAatttaattcttattttttttccagGCATGTGAGTTCGACAGCCTCTGGCCACGAGTTTTTGACCAGGAAACAAGAGTGCCACATATAATAAATGGCAATCAATGGATTGGAATGGAGGACGTGAATTCTGTTGAAGAAAAAGCCAAGCTGGTCAAGGAGTTGGGTCTTGGTGGTGCAGCAGTTTGGTCCCTTGACACAGATGACTTCAATGGAATCTGTGGAGGTGGAAAATACCCTCTGATCAACAAAATTAAATCTATTCTTCAGTAGATTTGCATaaaattataacatttattgaattctatattgatgaattttttatatcgTAAATAAAAACTCAATTTACTCATTGATTCCATTCcctcaatattgaaaacaagaaAAGAATCCTACTCTAATTTCAATTTGGCCATCTATGGTCATGTCTACAAACTTATATATTTTTAGAAGTCGGTATTATAGAAACTGAGACCAAGAAAAGAATCCTACTTTAATTCCATTTGGCCATCTATGGTCATGTCTagaaactaatatttttttagGAGTCGGTATTATAGAAATTTTCTTCAATCTCTATACCCGTGAGCCATCTATTGAACTATTCAAAAGATGGAGAGAGGATATTTTCAAAAACTGTCCtctgaaaaattactttttcattcaattcaattgaatagATTTCGTAAAAATGATGATGGGATGGGAAATAAAAAGCAATCAAATGTctgaaattaaataatatttctctatttctttCCACTTCACCAATAATGAAATGAAGTAGTTATTATACAAAGATAGAGACTATATTTTCTTCCATGCAGGGCGCAGTAGTGAACAGActtcctgaaaaaaataataattaaataatacaTTTCATTGGACAccgaaaaattgataaaaaatcaatgaatcaaATTCACCTATGAATCGTTTTCCATTTCCTTCatgttcatttgaaattattttgcattgctcaatttcaaaaatttggaaGTCCAAACACCTGAATTTCTCATTAGATTCATATAGTTTAGCATTGTTTATTCTCTCTCTAGATAAATAAGGCAAACCAGAGAAGGGATTGACGAAATCCGCCCAGTATCCTGCTTTCCTTATTTTATCACAAATTGTTCTGGCAGCTATAATgaactgaaatgaaaacatcaacTTCAGACAAAATCCATGAATGCTTATTCTACTCACAGTTTGAGCtaatttttcagtttcttcttctttattttgTCTCATGAGTTTCAAATTAGTCTTCAAAGATAATGTTACTATAGATAAATCCGATGTTTCGAAGTTACGAGTAGGAAATAAATCGGATACGGTTTGACGCAGAACTTTAGGACACTCTTGAATACTACACAGAACATCACCACTTATATCTTTCTAAAAGATAAAAAGCTTTATATTATTGTATTCATTGATTGAGAGCGTATCTACAAAATCTTGCATTCTTCAACTCACTCCATTGACCTGTTTCATCACAAATTTATGATTAGGAGTACGCAAAGTAGTTTGTTTATCGAACCATGCTAAACCAATGTTACCAGGAAGATAAAATGGAAAATCAACGGTTGAAGTTGAAgctaataattcaaaatttggaTCTTTCCAGACCAAAGCCTGTCCTGAAATAAAAGACTGATGTAATTATCAATTTGATTGCAATGTTGATAACTTGCCATCTCTACCGAAACGTTTACGTTTCACGTATTGGTATGGGTCTTCATTGTCATTTTTCTTAGAAAAATTCCTGAGAAACTGAGGAATACTTTTTCTACTCGTTCTCGTTAACTTCAAAATAGTTCCTACTACCTGTATAGACATCATTAGACATcactaattttgaatattttgaagataGCTGACATTTGATTCTGAGGTTAAGCTACAAAGAGTCTTCTTTTTCTTAGATTCTTGGGTCTTATgtataaaaatgataaatgatACAGAAAATGTATACATCCCGAAGGAAAACATTCATTTCTCCAACaaagtttttgaaattcaatcatTTGTTTCCCAAATGTGAAATAAACTCATgtcattgaaattttatagtaaatggtggatgcgcggttaaaaattattttagatCAGGGTTTCATTTTCCCTgctttataaaaataaactttcaAATCTTTCGTACGTTACAATGGTTGcaatataatagaaaattttaaaaaaatgaagcTTCCGCTGTCCTTCTGTCTAAACTATCGTTTATAATCTCAAAATCGACCTTCATGATGCACTCCCTTAATATATGTACATTGAAAAAGTCTTCTaggaaattatcaaaataaaattctctAATTCCATTGCAAAAAACAATGATTTACTTCATTAAAGCTAATACCAGTTTTCTAGAGGTTCTATTTGGCTTCTTTTGTGAAAGTAAACTGTGAAAGTAGAACGTTAAAGCGATTCTAACGATCAGTGTTGATTATCATTGAACAAAGCGCAGTACAAGAGAGTTGAATATTGTGAAGAGTAGCCATGAAGGAAGAAGATGTTAAAATTCTCAGAGAATGGATTACGAAACAACCTCATCTTCCAcaaaatattcgtaagtaacACAATTTTTGATAAAAACGAAAATTCATCAAGTTTTATTCAAAAAGATTTTCCGTGAAGATTGAAACATTTTACACTTCTTCTGGTGTACATTGAAAATACATTTTACTCAAGTTGTACTCCACAATTAAGTTTCATCGTTGTCATCTATAACTGAAGGAAACAGCATCaatcaatgtttcttattttcaaatttaaaccTGTGTAACCATTCAAAAAAGAAACATTTTCCATAACAATTTTCATAgttttagttttttcatttcgcttaaattcaaaaaataaaaagcaTCCGTTCGTTATTCGAGAATTAGATCAATTgatttcaaaggttaaaaatTCAAGATAGATTACAAAAAGTCTCTagatacttgaaattttcagagtaggtGCAAAATTGTGTGTTCtccaaataatttcaaaactacagatATTTGATggagataaaattttgaaattacctATATGTAAAATAACAGTTTCAAGTTTTATGTAAATTTTCAGATCTGTGAAAAACGAGAAAAATTAACTTGCCTATAAGTGGCGTATTCAAACGtacttcaaaaatttcaagtttgttGGTGATAGTtcgaaaaatacaaataatCTGTCTGAATGAATCACCGGAAACAAATTCATGAAGGATAGGATGATTTCAACTTACTGACGAAAAGAATTTCAACACTCCCAGTATTTCTTTTTCATCCCGAGACATACCTGCTATGAAAATACAAACATTATCGAGGTTC carries:
- the LOC123675954 gene encoding methylmalonic aciduria and homocystinuria type D homolog, mitochondrial; protein product: MMSIQVVGTILKLTRTSRKSIPQFLRNFSKKNDNEDPYQYVKRKRFGRDGQALVWKDPNFELLASTSTVDFPFYLPGNIGLAWFDKQTTLRTPNHKFVMKQVNGKDISGDVLCSIQECPKVLRQTVSDLFPTRNFETSDLSIVTLSLKTNLKLMRQNKEEETEKLAQTFIIAARTICDKIRKAGYWADFVNPFSGLPYLSRERINNAKLYESNEKFRCLDFQIFEIEQCKIISNEHEGNGKRFIGSLFTTAPCMEENIVSIFV